A stretch of the Eulemur rufifrons isolate Redbay chromosome 20, OSU_ERuf_1, whole genome shotgun sequence genome encodes the following:
- the MAFB gene encoding transcription factor MafB → MAAELSMGPELPTSPLAMEYVNDFDLLKFDVKKEPLGRTERPGRPCTRLQPAGSVSSTPLSTPCSSVPSSPSFSPTEQKTHLEDLYWMASNYQQMNPEALNLTPEDAVEALIGSHPVPQPLQSFDGFRGAHHHHHHHHPHPHHAYPGAGVAHDELGPHAHPHHHHHHQVSPPPSSAASPAQQLPTSHPGPGQHAAASATAAGGNGSVEDRFSDDQLVSMSVRELNRHLRGFTKDEVIRLKQKRRTLKNRGYAQSCRYKRVQQKHHLENEKTQLIQQVEQLKQEVSRLARERDAYKVKCEKLANSGFREAGSTSDSPSSPEFFL, encoded by the coding sequence ATGGCCGCGGAGCTGAGCATGGGGCCAGAGCTGCCCACCAGCCCGCTGGCCATGGAGTACGTCAACGACTTCGACCTGCTCAAGTTCGACGTGAAGAAGGAGCCTTTGGGGCGCACGGAGCGTCCGGGCAGGCCCTGCACGCGCTTGCAGCCAGCCGGCTCGGTGTCCTCCACACCGCTCAGCACGCCGTGTAGCTCGGTGCCCTCGTCGCCCAGCTTCAGCCCGACCGAACAGAAGACCCATCTCGAGGATCTGTACTGGATGGCGAGCAACTACCAGCAGATGAACCCCGAGGCGCTCAACCTGACGCCGGAGGACGCGGTGGAGGCGCTCATCGGCTCGCACCCGGTGCCACAGCCGCTGCAGAGCTTCGACGGCTTCCGCGGCgcgcaccaccaccaccaccaccatcaccctcACCCACACCACGCGTACCCAGGAGCCGGCGTGGCCCACGACGAGCTAGGTCCCCACGCGCACCcgcaccatcaccaccatcaccaagtGTCGCCGCCGCCGTCCAGCGCCGCCAGCCCGGCGCAACAGCTACCCACCAGCCACCCCGGGCCCGGGCAGCACGCGGCAGCGTCGGCGACGGCGGCGGGCGGCAACGGCAGCGTGGAGGACCGCTTCTCCGACGACCAGCTCGTTTCCATGTCAGTGCGCGAGCTGAACCGCCACCTGCGGGGCTTCACCAAGGACGAGGTGATCCGCCTGAAGCAGAAGCGGCGGACGCTGAAGAACCGGGGCTACGCCCAGTCATGCAGGTATAAACGCGTCCAGCAGAAACACCACCTGGAGAATGAGAAGACACAGCTCATTCAGCAGGTGGAGCAGCTTAAGCAGGAGGTGTCCCGGCTGGCCCGCGAGAGAGACGCCTACAAGGTCAAGTGCGAGAAACTCGCCAACTCCGGCTTCAGGGAGGCGGGCTCCACCAGCGACAGCCCCTCCTCTCCCGAGTTCTTTCTGTGA